From the genome of Actinomycetota bacterium:
CCAGCCCCGCCACCACCTGGCCCGGCGGCCGCCGGGCCGGGCGTGCCCGGGCTCCCGGTCGCCAAGGCCGGGACGCGCGGGCACGATACGGTCGGTTGTGGCCACGCGAGCACGGTAGGCCGCCGGTCACTGGCTCGACAATCCTCTCCGGGGAGTAGCGCCGCCTACCGCGCCCGGTAGTACCACCGGCAGCGGCCGGAGCAGAGATCACGTGACAGACCCCATCAACTGGGCCTGAGGAGGCCCGAGCCGGCGGGGTCGTCTCCCCCAAACGTCGACACCCTCTACAGCGCCCATTGCTCCGTCAACGGCCGAATGTTCTTGTTGTTGTGGAACACGTTCTCGGGGTCGTACTTGGCCTTCACCTCGGCGAGCCGCCGGTAGTTGGCGTCGCCGTAGGCCTCGCGGACGCGGCCCGTGCCATCGTCGGAGTCCAGGAAGTTCACGTAGACGCCGGCACGATGGGATTCGAGAGCGTCGAAGAATGCTCGTGCCCACGCGGTCTCAGCCGCCCCGACAGTGTCGTCCTGCTCCGGGAGCCAGACAGCGTCGATGCTCATGTTGTGATCCACATCGCGTTCCGGGTAGGCCGTGGCGCCCCGAGGCGCTCGAGCAACTGCGCCACCCATGTGGAACATCGCCGCGTACGACCTCGGTGAGGTGGCGCCGTAGGCATGCTCGGCGACGATGTCGATGACCTCGTCGGACAGGACGGTCAGGTTCGTGGCTTTCCAGTAGTAGTGCCAGCCATGGGGGACGGTATCGTCGATGCCGCTCTGATGGT
Proteins encoded in this window:
- a CDS encoding BBE domain-containing protein, producing the protein ADAPDELGTVIRLGTIPPLPVVGDELHYRPAIAVASCYAGPVEAGERAVRALRQFGTPLVDLVGPTLYVDHQSGIDDTVPHGWHYYWKATNLTVLSDEVIDIVAEHAYGATSPRSYAAMFHMGGAVARAPRGATAYPERDVDHNMSIDAVWLPEQDDTVGAAETAWARAFFDALESHRAGVYVNFLDSDDGTGRVREAYGDANYRRLAEVKAKYDPENVFHNNKNIRPLTEQWAL